The Rahnella aceris genome contains the following window.
GAAAATGATCGGCCTGAGCGGCGGGGTGTTTAACTGTCTGGGTAACGTTGCGGGGATTATTACGCCTGTAGTGATCGGTTATATCGTCGCGGCAACCGGCTCCTTTAACCTCGCGCTGTGGTTTGTCGGCGCACACGGTTTGCTCGGCATGTTTGGCTATCTGGTGGTCGCCGGTAAGTTCGAGCGCATGGTGATCCGCCAGGATACGCGGGTAAAATGAGAATTGTTCTTGATATGACAATGCGTGTCATTAAACTGCGTGCAGCATCATTTTCCTGCATTCAGAATGAGAAAAATTCATGGAGTTGTTACGTGTTGTCTTTAAGCAATACCGCTGGCCGTTTTTAGGGGTGATGGCGCTGAGCCTGCTCAGCGCCGTTCTGGGCATCGGGCTGATCGCGTTTATCAATCTGAAACTGATTGAAACCACCCAAGGCTCGCTGATGGTTCTTCCGCAATTCCTCGGATTACTTCTGTTGCTGATGGCGGTCACGTTAGGCTCTCAGCTGGCGCTGACCGTGCTCGGTCATCACTTCATTTACCGTCTGCGTGGCCAGTTCATTAAACGTATTCTCGATACCGATATCGAACGCATCGAGCAAATCGGTAATGCGCAACTGCTTGCCAGCCTGGGCAGCGACATCCGTAACATCACACTGGCGTTTGTGCGCCTGCCGGAGCTGGTGCAGGGGATTATCCTGACCCTTGGCTGTGCGGGATATCTGGCCTGGCTGTCACCGGAAATGCTGCTGGTGACGGTCATCTGGCTGTTGATCACTATTTTCGGCGGTTTCAAACTGGTGTCGCATGTTTACCGTCATCTGGCGAAAGTGCGTGATGCGGAAGACAAACTGCAAACCGATTATCAGAAAGTGATCGAGGGGCGCAAAGAGCTGGCGCTGAACCGCGAGCGTGCGCGCCATCTGTTTGATGATGTATACCGTAAAGATGCCGAAGAATATCGTCACCACATCATCCGCGCCGACACCTTCCACCTGAGCGCCGTGAACTGGTCGAATATCATGATGCTGGGCGCGATTGGCCTGGTGTTCTTCATGGCGAATACGCTCGGCTGGTCGG
Protein-coding sequences here:
- a CDS encoding MFS transporter, with translation MTLAFFGKGLPAIGWAVMSDTAPEKMIGLSGGVFNCLGNVAGIITPVVIGYIVAATGSFNLALWFVGAHGLLGMFGYLVVAGKFERMVIRQDTRVK